The following coding sequences lie in one Phragmites australis chromosome 8, lpPhrAust1.1, whole genome shotgun sequence genomic window:
- the LOC133925892 gene encoding peroxidase P7-like, translating to MLPSWSSSSLPALAPLILFALLACTAHGDHLSVSYYDKTCPSVQDIVQSVLASKVAADQAMAPAVLRLFFHDCFVNGCDGSVLLDSSPFFESEKDATPNVNSLRGFNVIDEIKSHLEHACPATVSCADILALASRDAVALLGGPNWNVPLGRKDSRKADKDAADYGLPRPNDTVTALIDTFGKYGLDARDMAALSGAHTVGMAQCINYRDRVYGYNGEGGADVDPRFAELRRQTCQAGDDAKAPFDEQTPMRFDNAYYKDLVARRGLLTSDQALYGCGGPLDHLVEMYSTDGEAFARDFARAMVKMGNIPPPPWMPVEVRLHCSMVNN from the exons ATGCTGCCCTCCTGGAGCTCTTCATCGCTGCCTGCACTTGCACCGCTGATCCTCTTTGCGCTTCTCGCGTGCACCGCACACGGTGACCATCTTTCGGTCAGTTACTACGACAAGACCTGTCCCAGCGTGCAGGACATCGTGCAGTCCGTGCTGGCGTCGAAGGTCGCCGCCGATCAGGCAATGGCCCCCGCCGTGCTTCGCCTCTTCTTCCACGATTGCTTTGTCAAC GGGTGTGACGGCTCCGTCCTCCTGGacagctcgcccttcttcgaaAGCGAGAAGGACGCGACGCCCAACGTCAACTCCCTCCGCGGCTTCAACGTGATCGACGAGATCAAGTCCCACCTCGAGCACGCCTGCCCAGCCACCGTCTCCTGTGCGGACATCCTCGCCCTCGCATCTCGTGACGCCGTCGCCCTGCTCGGGGGGCCGAACTGGAACGTGCCGCTCGGCCGCAAGGACTCACGCAAAGCCGACAAGGACGCCGCCGATTACGGCCTCCCCAGACCGAACGACACCGTCACCGCGCTCATCGACACGTTCGGAAAATACGGCCTCGACGCGCGGGACATGGCAGCGCTCTCCGGCGCGCACACCGTCGGCATGGCGCAGTGCATCAACTACAGGGACCGCGTCTACGGCTACAATGGCGAGGGCGGCGCTGACGTTGACCCCAGGTTTGCGGAGCTCCGCAGGCAGACGTGCCAGGCCGGTGACGACGCCAAGGCGCCGTTCGACGAGCAGACCCCGATGAGGTTCGACAACGCCTACTACAAGGACCTGGTCGCGCGCCGGGGCCTCCTCACTTCTGACCAGGCGCTGTACGGCTGCGGCGGGCCGCTGGACCATCTTGTGGAGATGTACAGCACGGACGGCGAGGCTTTTGCGAGGGACTTTGCCAGGGCGATGGTGAAGATGGGGAACATACCCCCGCCGCCGTGGATGCCGGTGGAGGTGAGGCTCCACTGCAGTATGGTCAACAATTGA
- the LOC133925893 gene encoding peroxidase P7-like, translated as MLPSRSSSSLPALAPLILYALLAYTAFGDHLSVSYYDKTCPSVQDIVQSVLASKVAADQAMAPAVLRLFFHDCFVNGCDGSVLLDSSPFFESEKDATPNVDSLRGFDVIDEIKSHLEHACPATVSCADILALASRDAVALLGGPNWNVPLGRKDSRKADKDAADYGLPRPNDTVTALIDTFGKYGLDARDMAALSGAHTVGMAQCINYRDRVYGYNGEGGADVDPRFAELRRQTCQAGDDAKAPFDEQTPMRFDNAYYKDLVARRGLLTSDQALYGCGGPLDHLVEMYSTDGEAFARDFARAMVKMGNIPPPPWMPVEVRLHCSMVNY; from the exons ATGCTGCCCTCCCGGAGCTCTTCATCGCTGCCTGCACTTGCACCGCTGATCCTCTATGCGCTTCTCGCGTACACCGCATTCGGTGACCATCTTTCGGTCAGTTACTACGACAAGACCTGTCCCAGCGTGCAGGACATCGTGCAGTCCGTGCTGGCGTCGAAGGTCGCCGCCGATCAGGCAATGGCCCCCGCCGTGCTTCGCCTCTTCTTCCACGATTGCTTTGTCAAC GGGTGTGACGGCTCCGTCCTCCTGGacagctcgcccttcttcgaaAGCGAGAAGGACGCGACGCCCAACGTCGACTCCCTCCGCGGCTTCGATGTGATCGACGAGATCAAGTCCCACCTCGAGCACGCCTGCCCAGCCACCGTCTCCTGTGCGGACATCCTCGCCCTCGCATCTCGCGACGCCGTCGCCCTGCTAGGGGGGCCGAACTGGAACGTGCCGCTCGGCCGCAAGGACTCGCGCAAAGCCGACAAGGACGCCGCCGATTACGGCCTCCCCAGACCGAACGACACCGTCACCGCGCTCATCGACACGTTCGGAAAATACGGCCTCGACGCGCGGGACATGGCAGCGCTCTCCGGCGCGCACACCGTCGGCATGGCGCAGTGCATCAACTACAGGGACCGCGTCTACGGCTACAATGGCGAGGGCGGCGCTGACGTTGACCCCAGGTTTGCGGAGCTCCGCAGGCAGACGTGCCAGGCCGGTGACGACGCCAAGGCGCCGTTCGACGAGCAGACCCCGATGAGGTTCGACAACGCCTACTACAAGGACCTGGTCGCGCGCCGGGGCCTCCTCACTTCTGACCAGGCGCTGTACGGCTGCGGCGGGCCGCTGGACCATCTTGTGGAGATGTACAGCACGGACGGCGAGGCTTTTGCGAGGGACTTTGCCAGGGCGATGGTGAAGATGGGGAACATACCCCCGCCGCCGTGGATGCCGGTGGAGGTGAGGCTCCACTGCAGTATGGTCAACTATTGA